A genomic segment from Gopherus evgoodei ecotype Sinaloan lineage chromosome 6, rGopEvg1_v1.p, whole genome shotgun sequence encodes:
- the LOC115654050 gene encoding LOW QUALITY PROTEIN: uncharacterized protein LOC115654050 (The sequence of the model RefSeq protein was modified relative to this genomic sequence to represent the inferred CDS: inserted 1 base in 1 codon), which yields MLTYLNRRQGFGLTHKLEEQIKGECEYWQHVLQRVIAVIQTLAERGLPFQGSNDTFGSLQNGNFLRLLDLVAQIWPAKNGSISKYGNAGKGNPSYLSKTIYDERIGLMSDKVRSAIVNEISTAGYFSLSVDSIPDLSHIDQLSTVLRYVSLTDGKPVERFITSLNLKSYTDEEMANQVLHYLCQVCKIDFSKCRGQAYDNAANMSGRYQGMQKLLEWNKXFIPCAAHSLNLVGHCAVDCCPVAVRFFSTIQLLYTFFSASTHRWAVLKTYLGNDRVLKSLSNTLWEAHAVATSAILESYSKTVDALESIAEDQSQKGETIREAENIANKMQELEFVFMLTMWNEILQHFYHTSQALQEKIGFGNMCRPLSIISRPLTHLEE from the exons ATGTTGACATATTTAAATCGAAGACAGGGCTTTGGATTGACACACAAGTTggaagaacaaattaaagggGAGTGTGAATACTGGCAACATGTCTTGCAGCGTGTTATAGCTGTTATTCAAACATTAGCTGAACGTGGTCTGCCTTTCCAGGGATCAAATGACACATTTGGATCATTGCAAAATGGAAATTTCTTGAGACTGTTGGATCTTGTGGCTCAGATATGGCCTGCTAAAAATGGGTCAATCTCAAAATATGGGAATGCTGGCAAAGGTAATCCATCATACTTATCCAAGACAATATATGATGAACGCATTGGTCTAATGAGTGACAAAGTTCGTTCAGCTATTGTGAATGAAATAAGTACTGCTGGGTACTTCAGTTTATCTGTTGACTCTATACCTGATCTTTCACATATTGATCAATTGAGTACTGTACTAAGATATGTGTCTCTCACAGATGGAAAACCAGTTGAAAGATTTATAACATCCCTCAATTTGAAAAGCTACACTGATGAAGAAATGGCAAATCAAGTACTGCATTATCTGTGCCAAGTTTGCAAAATAGATTTCTCAAAGTGCAGAGGTCAAGCTTATGACAATGCTGCCAACATGTCAGGGCGTTATCAAGGAATGCAGAAGCTTTTAGAATGGAACA TATTCATACCATGTGCTGCACACTCTCTCAATCTTGTTGGCCACTGTGCTGTTGATTGTTGTCCTGTGGCAGTAAGGTTTTTCTCAACAATTCAGttactttatacatttttctctgcctcaACACACCGATGGGcagttcttaaaacatatttgggCAATGATCGTGTGTTGAAATCTCTTTCTAATACTCTCTGGGAGGCACATGCAGTGGCAACAAGTGCAATTCTGGAGTCCTACTCAAAGACTGTGGATGCATTAGAAAGTATAGCTGAAGACCAATCACAAAAGGGAGAAACTATACGAGAAGCAGAAAACATTGCAAATAAGATGCAAGAACTAGAGTTTGTATTCATGCTGACcatgtggaatgaaattttacaacACTTTTACCACACAAGCCAAGCTCTCCaagaaaaaattggatttggaaACATGTGCAGACCGCTGTCAATCATTAGCAGACCACTTACACACTTGGAGGAATGA